A genome region from Mesorhizobium sp. WSM2240 includes the following:
- the folD gene encoding bifunctional methylenetetrahydrofolate dehydrogenase/methenyltetrahydrofolate cyclohydrolase FolD produces the protein MEHKQQRPSMQIAETRTGAAIIDGKAFAADIRGRVAEQVANLKVEHGITPGLAVVLVGEDPASQVYVRSKGKQTVEAGMASFEHKLDAGTSEAALLDLVGQLNADPAVHGILVQLPLPGHMDAARIINAIDPAKDVDGFHISNVGQLATGQGAMVPCTPLGCLMLLRAHLGNLSGLEAVVVGRSNIVGKPLAQLLLRENCTVTIAHSRTRDLEDIVRRADIVVAAVGRPGMIQGSWIRPGATVIDVGINRVEGPDGKPRLVGDVDFASTAETAGAITPVPGGVGPMTIACLLANTLTAACRANGLDEPEA, from the coding sequence ATGGAACACAAGCAACAGAGGCCGAGCATGCAGATCGCTGAGACGAGGACAGGGGCCGCGATCATTGATGGCAAGGCCTTCGCGGCCGACATACGGGGCCGCGTGGCGGAGCAGGTCGCAAATCTGAAGGTCGAGCACGGCATTACGCCCGGTCTCGCCGTGGTGCTGGTGGGCGAAGACCCGGCGTCCCAGGTCTATGTCCGCTCCAAGGGAAAGCAAACGGTGGAGGCCGGTATGGCTTCCTTCGAGCACAAACTCGACGCCGGTACGTCGGAAGCAGCGCTATTGGATCTCGTCGGGCAGCTCAATGCCGATCCGGCGGTGCATGGAATCCTGGTACAACTGCCCCTCCCCGGCCACATGGATGCGGCCAGGATCATTAACGCCATCGACCCGGCAAAGGACGTCGATGGCTTCCACATTTCGAATGTCGGCCAGCTCGCAACAGGACAAGGGGCCATGGTGCCCTGCACGCCGCTCGGCTGCCTGATGCTGCTCAGGGCGCATCTCGGCAACCTCTCGGGCCTTGAAGCAGTGGTGGTCGGACGCTCCAACATCGTTGGAAAGCCCCTGGCGCAGCTCCTGTTGCGCGAAAATTGCACCGTCACGATTGCTCATTCACGCACCCGCGATTTGGAGGACATCGTGCGGCGTGCCGACATAGTGGTGGCCGCGGTAGGGCGGCCGGGAATGATCCAGGGCAGCTGGATCCGGCCAGGCGCAACGGTGATCGACGTGGGTATCAACCGCGTAGAGGGGCCGGACGGGAAGCCGCGTCTCGTGGGAGACGTGGATTTCGCCAGCACTGCCGAAACCGCCGGGGCGATCACCCCGGTGCCCGGCGGCGTCGGCCCGATGACGATTGCCTGTCTGCTTGCCAACACCCTGACCGCGGCCTGCCGCGCAAACGGTCTTGACGAACCGGAAGCCTGA
- a CDS encoding formate--tetrahydrofolate ligase, whose amino-acid sequence MSFNLAKPVGLSDIEIARAADKKPIQEVGTKLNIPPEHLLPYGHDKAKVSAEFIANARKRSDGKLILVTAINPTPAGEGKTTTTVGLGDGLNRIGKKAIVCIREASLGPCFGMKGGAAGGGYAQVVPMEDMNLHFTGDFHAITTAHNLLSALIDNHIYWGNDLGIDIRRVAWRRVMDMNDRALREILCSLGGVANGFPREAGFDITVASEVMAILCLATDLKDLEKRLGDIIVAYRRDKTPVYARDLKADGAMAVLLKDAMQPNLVQTLENNPAFVHGGPFANIAHGCNSVVATTTALKLADYVVTEAGFGADLGAEKFFDIKCRKAGLKPAAAVIVATVRALKMNGGVKKEDLGAENVAAVKKGCANLGRHIENVKQFGVPAVVAINHFHSDTEAEIQAVKEFVASMGEEAILCKHWAHGSAGIEELAHKVAALAEGGGSQFAPLYHDDMPLFEKIDTIVKRIYRGSEAIADKSVRNQLKQWEDQGYGKLPVCMAKTQYSFSTDPNLRGAPTGHAVPVREVRLAAGAGFIVAICGEIMSMPGLPRTPSAERIFLNEEGRIQGLF is encoded by the coding sequence ATGTCATTCAACCTAGCGAAGCCCGTCGGTCTCTCGGATATCGAAATTGCGCGCGCGGCTGACAAGAAACCGATCCAGGAGGTCGGCACAAAGCTCAACATCCCGCCGGAGCATCTGCTGCCCTACGGGCATGACAAGGCGAAGGTCTCGGCCGAATTCATCGCCAATGCGCGCAAGCGCTCCGACGGAAAGCTCATCCTCGTCACCGCCATCAACCCGACGCCGGCCGGCGAAGGCAAGACGACCACCACGGTCGGGCTCGGCGACGGCCTCAACCGCATTGGCAAAAAGGCGATCGTCTGCATCCGCGAGGCCTCGCTCGGCCCATGCTTCGGCATGAAGGGCGGCGCGGCCGGCGGCGGCTATGCGCAGGTCGTGCCTATGGAGGACATGAACCTCCACTTCACCGGCGATTTCCACGCCATCACCACCGCCCACAATCTGCTGTCGGCGCTGATCGACAACCACATCTACTGGGGCAACGATCTCGGCATCGACATCCGCCGCGTCGCCTGGCGGCGCGTCATGGACATGAACGACCGGGCGCTGCGCGAAATCCTCTGCTCGCTGGGCGGCGTCGCCAACGGCTTTCCGCGCGAGGCCGGCTTCGACATCACCGTCGCCTCCGAGGTGATGGCGATCCTGTGCCTGGCCACCGACCTGAAGGACCTGGAAAAGCGCCTGGGCGACATCATCGTCGCCTACCGCCGCGACAAGACGCCGGTCTATGCCCGCGATCTGAAGGCGGACGGCGCGATGGCGGTGCTCCTGAAGGACGCCATGCAGCCCAACCTGGTGCAGACGCTGGAGAACAACCCGGCCTTCGTGCATGGCGGCCCGTTCGCCAACATCGCGCATGGCTGCAACTCCGTCGTGGCGACCACGACGGCGCTGAAGCTCGCCGATTATGTGGTGACGGAAGCCGGCTTCGGCGCCGATCTCGGCGCGGAAAAATTCTTCGACATCAAGTGCCGCAAAGCCGGCCTGAAACCGGCGGCGGCGGTGATCGTCGCCACGGTGCGGGCGCTCAAGATGAATGGCGGCGTCAAGAAGGAAGACCTCGGCGCGGAGAATGTCGCGGCGGTGAAGAAGGGCTGCGCCAATCTCGGCCGCCACATCGAGAATGTGAAGCAGTTCGGCGTGCCGGCGGTGGTCGCCATCAACCACTTCCACTCCGACACCGAGGCCGAGATCCAGGCGGTCAAGGAGTTCGTCGCCTCGATGGGCGAGGAAGCGATCCTGTGCAAGCACTGGGCGCACGGCTCGGCAGGCATCGAAGAGTTGGCGCACAAGGTGGCGGCACTCGCCGAAGGCGGCGGCTCCCAGTTCGCGCCTCTTTACCACGACGACATGCCGCTCTTCGAGAAGATCGATACGATCGTCAAGCGCATCTATCGCGGCTCGGAGGCGATCGCCGATAAAAGCGTGCGCAACCAGCTCAAGCAGTGGGAAGACCAGGGCTACGGCAAGCTGCCGGTGTGCATGGCCAAGACGCAGTATTCCTTCTCCACCGATCCCAATCTGCGCGGCGCGCCGACGGGCCACGCGGTGCCGGTGCGGGAGGTACGGCTGGCGGCCGGCGCCGGCTTCATCGTCGCCATCTGCGGCGAGATCATGTCCATGCCCGGCCTGCCGCGCACGCCTTCGGCGGAGCGGATCTTCCTCAATGAGGAAGGCCGCATCCAGGGCTTGTTCTAG
- a CDS encoding SDR family oxidoreductase, with protein MNITGNTILITGGGSGIGRALAEALLARGNNVIVTGRNRDKLKDLEAANPGIHTFQLDVDDPDEITAFSRQVVEDFPSLNVLINNAGIMRAEAVRDGSTATAEATITTNLLGPIRLTTALLPHLISMPDAALLTVSSGLAFLPRGGFPTYCATKAAIHSYSQTLRVQLRGTSVQVIELVPPYVQTELTGPQQASDPNAMPLEDYISQTMVLLQEQPDAEEILVERVHFQRFAEREGRYQESFARLNG; from the coding sequence ATGAACATCACTGGCAACACGATACTCATCACCGGCGGCGGAAGCGGCATCGGGCGCGCCCTTGCCGAAGCCTTGCTGGCAAGAGGCAACAATGTCATCGTCACAGGACGCAACCGGGACAAGCTCAAGGATCTAGAAGCCGCCAATCCCGGCATCCATACTTTTCAGCTCGATGTGGACGATCCGGACGAGATCACTGCCTTTTCCCGGCAGGTGGTCGAGGATTTTCCCTCGCTCAACGTCCTGATTAACAACGCCGGCATCATGCGTGCCGAAGCGGTCCGGGATGGGTCCACGGCCACGGCAGAAGCAACGATCACCACCAATCTGCTCGGCCCGATTCGTCTGACCACCGCGCTGCTTCCTCACCTCATCTCGATGCCGGATGCCGCCTTGCTAACGGTGTCCTCGGGGCTGGCGTTCCTGCCACGCGGGGGCTTTCCCACTTATTGCGCGACCAAGGCGGCTATTCACTCGTACAGCCAGACACTGCGCGTGCAGTTGCGCGGCACGTCTGTCCAGGTCATCGAACTGGTGCCGCCTTACGTCCAGACCGAACTGACGGGCCCGCAGCAGGCCAGCGACCCCAACGCCATGCCTCTCGAGGACTATATTTCGCAGACCATGGTGCTGCTCCAAGAGCAGCCTGACGCCGAGGAAATTCTCGTCGAGCGCGTCCACTTCCAGCGCTTCGCCGAACGCGAGGGCCGCTATCAAGAGTCGTTTGCGCGCCTGAACGGTTAA
- a CDS encoding AraC family transcriptional regulator, with protein sequence MLAYADTRNIGDEPSATDVPGLNVSRQRRATELSPVLYEPIFCLVLQGAKQALQGRRMVDFPKGHSVIVGIDLPTDARVVEASPERPYVALALKLDMGLIRELSAEAGADEGTGREVAAISAAEADEAIIDAMGRLFALVEKPTALPVLHPLLMREIHYWLLCADHGSLLRTLAQADSHASRIADAIGTIRNNFEQPLLVADLASSVGMSVSAFHFHFKAITGATPLQYQKRLRLIEAKRLMQAERQSVSSAAFSVGYESPTQFSREYARMFGLPPVRHARVPAPAPAPEYESPGWM encoded by the coding sequence GTGCTCGCCTATGCCGATACTCGGAACATTGGCGACGAGCCGAGCGCGACGGATGTTCCGGGTTTGAACGTGTCGCGCCAGAGACGTGCTACCGAGCTGTCCCCGGTCCTTTACGAGCCCATTTTCTGTCTGGTCCTGCAGGGTGCAAAACAGGCACTTCAGGGACGGCGGATGGTGGATTTTCCGAAGGGGCACTCGGTCATCGTGGGCATCGACCTTCCCACGGACGCCCGCGTCGTCGAGGCGTCGCCAGAGCGGCCCTACGTTGCATTGGCGCTCAAGCTCGACATGGGCCTCATTCGGGAACTGTCAGCCGAAGCGGGAGCGGATGAGGGAACGGGCCGGGAGGTGGCGGCAATATCGGCGGCGGAGGCGGACGAAGCGATCATCGACGCAATGGGGCGGCTCTTCGCACTTGTCGAAAAACCTACGGCGCTGCCGGTGCTTCATCCGCTGCTCATGCGTGAAATCCACTATTGGCTGCTTTGTGCCGACCACGGGTCGCTGCTGCGGACGCTGGCGCAGGCCGACAGCCATGCGTCACGGATTGCCGATGCGATCGGCACCATCCGCAACAATTTTGAACAGCCGCTTTTGGTGGCTGACCTGGCCAGTTCGGTGGGCATGAGCGTTTCAGCCTTCCATTTCCACTTCAAGGCAATTACCGGCGCGACTCCGCTCCAGTACCAGAAGCGCCTGCGGCTGATCGAGGCGAAACGGCTCATGCAGGCCGAGCGGCAATCGGTCTCCAGCGCAGCGTTCAGTGTCGGCTACGAAAGTCCCACTCAATTCTCGCGGGAATATGCACGGATGTTCGGGCTTCCGCCGGTCAGGCATGCGCGCGTACCGGCGCCCGCCCCAGCCCCGGAATATGAAAGCCCAGGGTGGATGTAA